One Castanea sativa cultivar Marrone di Chiusa Pesio chromosome 4, ASM4071231v1 DNA window includes the following coding sequences:
- the LOC142632755 gene encoding uncharacterized protein LOC142632755 has product MVRMTEWNLMEEAKHLPLPRFHERCILWNNLKNAAKLHEKPWIIARDFNEVLVDGDKFGGRAINSNRSLLFKECLDYCNMIDMGFTEPRFTWTNKCNINALVQERIDHFFANLNWHAAHPDARVTHLTRCVSDHCPVLLESNPNNGLHLPKPFKFQSFWL; this is encoded by the exons ATGGTGAGAATGACCGAATGGAATTTGATGGAGGAGGCAAAACATCTTCCTCT CCCTAGATTTCATGAAAGATGCATTCTGtggaataatttaaaaaatgctgCTAAACTTCATGAGAAACCTTGGATTATTGCTAGAGATTTTAATGAGGTTCTTGTAGATGGGGATAAGTTTGGGGGTAGAGCTATTAACTCCAATAGATCGCTACTATTCAAAGAATGTTTAGATTATTGTAACATGATAGATATGGGGTTCACTGAGCCTCGGTTTACTTGGACCAATAAGTGTAACATTAATGCTCTTGTCCAAGAAAGGATTGATCATTTCTTTGCCAATCTTAACTGGCATGCCGCCCACCCTGATGCGAGGGTGACTCATCTCACAAGATGTGTGTCTGATCATTGCCCTGTGCTCCTTGAATCCAATCCGAACAATGGCCTCCATCTCCCCAAGCCCTTCAAATTCCAAAGCTTTTGGCTTTAA
- the LOC142631502 gene encoding F-box protein At5g49610-like, with the protein MENSRQRRGSNHNGKMQKGAIYLPPEILCEILSRLPVKYILRCRSVCKEWCRLTLGPQFINLQLSRVNHQLPQLILKSDYKVDLQSLLLLDTEGCNINKIPFKKMLNTSKRLNCLRLMCSCDGLLCIAADYLIQPVIILNPITRESVPLPSPKRRAYLVSHQIGFHFDPSSGKYKVVREYRNMNSLNRDEGSSFEIITLGDSSWRKLSAPPVPIEYSSDAAVYWNGAFHWKIQERNDKSGDNCILGFNISDEKFYTISCHVRFGSSEYDLLVLGGCLSLVEHDVHLMRIWKVTGTKDEGFSLSFHCTYDTCVRWNKYLHYSVICQINADSFLLKVSREDGENGASHWFVQFFPGKALYSYLDIPGLPSRFRGVYFKPSFVSPKAASLCSS; encoded by the coding sequence ATGGAGAACTCGAGACAAAGACGAGGGAGCAATCACAATGGTAAAATGCAGAAGGGAGCAATTTATCTGCCACCAGAGATATTATGCGAGATTCTTTCCAGACTTCCtgtaaaatatatcttaagATGCAGAAGCGTCTGTAAGGAATGGTGTCGCTTGACTCTAGGCCCTCAATTTATCAACCTGCAACTGAGTAGAGTGAATCATCAACTTCCTCAACTCATCCTCAAATCAGATTATAAAGTCGATTTGCAGAGCCTACTTCTACTGGACACTGAGGGATgcaatattaacaaaattccTTTTAAGAAAATGCTTAACACTTCGAAGAGGTTAAATTGCCTTCGGCTAATGTGTTCTTGCGATGGTTTGCTCTGTATAGCTGCGGATTACCTTATACAACCTGTGATTATATTGAATCCAATAACAAGAGAGAGTGTTCCTTTGCCATCACCGAAAAGAAGAGCGTATTTAGTGAGTCATCAGATTGGTTTTCACTTTGACCCCTCATCCGGTAAATACAAAGTTGTACGAGAATATAGAAATATGAATAGTTTGAATCGTGATGAAGGCAGCAGTTTTGAGATAATTACACTTGGAGATAGTTCATGGAGAAAATTGAGTGCACCTCCTGTCCCAATTGAATATAGCTCGGATGCGGCAGTATACTGGAATGGGGCTTTCCACTGgaaaattcaagaaagaaaTGACAAAAGTGGTGACAATTGCATCCTTGGTTTCAATATAAGTGACGAGAAGTTTTACACCATCTCATGCCATGTCAGGTTTGGATCTTCGGAGTATGACTTGCTGGTTTTAGGAGGGTGTTTGTCATTAGTAGAACATGATGTTCATCTCATGAGAATATGGAAAGTAACAGGAACGAAGGATGAaggattttctctctccttccaCTGCACATATGATACTTGTGTGAGGTGGAACAAATATCTTCATTATTCAGTGATTTGTCAAATTAATGCGGACAGTTTTTTACTGAAGGTGTCACGTGAAGATGGCGAAAATGGTGCAAGCCATTGGTTTGTGCAGTTTTTCCCTGGTAAGGCACTTTACTCGTATCTGGACATTCCCGGCCTTCCTAGCCGCTTCAGGGGCGTTTACTTCAAACCCTCTTTTGTCTCTCCAAAAGCTGCTTCGCTTTGTTCTTCTTGA